The genomic interval CGTCGATCAGTTTTCTTCAATCCATCCTGAAGCCAAGTTCATCTTCCTAAGATCAGGTGTAATCCACATTGGAGCAGGAAAATTTGACCAAAGCTGCGGAGACTCAAGGTCCTCCCTGCTATTATCATCCAAGTTTAGAATTCCCATATCACGGTGATTATTCTTAAATCCCAATGTCCATAAATAATTATCATCAGTGAAGTAGGCATGATTTGCCGAGAGAGATGGATATTCTTCAGCACTGAGACAAAGAGATTGATTATGCCCAAGAAACAACACATGGTCACTCAAGCGATTTATTTCCTTCAGTTTACTTCCCAAAGGGTCAAATTCATATATTTTATATTCCGTACTGTTCCAAAACACAGATGACCCTGGTTCAGGTTCTAAATCATAATCCTGAAAGATTCTCCAAACAAGCAGCAGATCGCccaatggagcttgagcaatgtACATGTACCCACAGTGATGCATTTCGCGCATACTTATAATCATCTCCATTGTGATAACAGGCCCACTGAAATCAAAAGCATGGAGTTCTCCGGTTCCAGTCACTGCATACAACAGGCCATCTTTGTAAGTGCAGTCACTATAGTCTTCATGAGGTGGCAGCCAGGTCCACTTATCATCCCCAACCCTTGCAAAAGAGAGCTGACGCACTGGATTATGGATGAGCACGACAATGTAGCTTCCAGTGGATGTATCAGGGAAAACAAACGCTTTATAGTGGAGCTCGTGCCGCAGCTTGTCAAGAGCAAAGATTGATGGCGACCTATAAGCACCACGGGTTCCAGTGTGCCTTGAGAACTCATACTTGTGGAGAGCACCATACTCATCAACTATGGGGCTCACCTGCTCGATGGTGATCACTGATGGGAGAGCAATCTGTTCACATGTGATGGGATTGACAAGGTGCATCTCAGATCTGTCGTCAACAGTTACCAGCCAGCCATGTGAGGACCCGATCAAACACCTAGTGCGTATAGGCGGCTCCGGGAGAGTTAACTTGTACGACCTCTTCTCCGCGAGGCTGTAGAGGCATGCAACACTCTCACCAGCGGATTCGGAAGTGTAGAGGAGGCATGGCGTCTGCTGGAGTTTGTACTGCCCAAGGCTCCGTAGGCTTGTGTATGTGGAGCGCCAGGAGGAGCAGACAGAGCCGGCACGCACAAGGTCAGGGATCTCAAGGGTGGCAAAGATACCCATCAAGATGTCCGGAGGCAGCTCCGGCAGTGTGCCTAGTGTAGTCTTCTTGGTCAGTTGTAGCTCAACATGTTCAGCTTTGCAGAATTTCTTCAGTAACCTGGGAGTGAAGCCTAGCAGCTTTGGCAAATTTCTGAAGATTAGGGTGCACAAATACGTCCTGTGTATAGCAAGCTTCCGTAAGCTCATTATCCTGGCAACACTACATGACTCCATTGGAGCAGAGTCTCTGCAGATATCTTCTGCTTCGGCCAAACTGACAAATCTCTCTGCAGATATCTTCAGCTTGGGCCAAACTGACAAAAAATTCAGTAAGTTGAACGCAAATTTCTGCAGAGGAAAGGCTGGCTCCTGGCGATACTTATATACAGATAGATCACCAGCCGATTCAAATTCCAGTAGGAGAAGCAAATCCGAGGCCAAGAACAATACGGATATGGACTGAATCCGATTCCCAGGGCGCTTCTAGTGCTACAACACGGACTGGCACTCGACAAAGATTCCGACTTGTGCTGAATTCCGAGCGAGCCTGTTCCTGCAGGAATTCCGAGTCACGCTCCATGTTCTTCACCGGCAAGCAAAGGGCGAAAGGAAGAGCACTAACCGGCGGCGGGCGACCAGAGGGGATTAATCGGCCGGGGAGGAGCAAGCTGGCTTCGAACTGTGGCCAGCCTCCGACGGCAACGGGGATCTTGTTGGTCCGAACTTGGCCAGCGAGACGGCGATTCGAGCCGCGGGGAGGAGCAAGCTGGATTCGCGCTGCCGGCCGCGGCGGTGGTGGCTGCGCTGGGATTGGGAGCGGTGGAGCGGCGTGAGGTGGAGTAGCTTTTGGGTCCAGGGAACACGGGGACTCGTGCCGCGGGATGGGCTTCTGCTTCGCGCCGCCGTCAG from Triticum urartu cultivar G1812 unplaced genomic scaffold, Tu2.1 TuUngrouped_contig_4426, whole genome shotgun sequence carries:
- the LOC125527805 gene encoding F-box only protein 7-like, which produces MESCSVARIMSLRKLAIHRTYLCTLIFRNLPKLLGFTPRLLKKFCKAEHVELQLTKKTTLGTLPELPPDILMGIFATLEIPDLVRAGSVCSSWRSTYTSLRSLGQYKLQQTPCLLYTSESAGESVACLYSLAEKRSYKLTLPEPPIRTRCLIGSSHGWLVTVDDRSEMHLVNPITCEQIALPSVITIEQVSPIVDEYGALHKYEFSRHTGTRGAYRSPSIFALDKLRHELHYKAFVFPDTSTGSYIVVLIHNPVRQLSFARVGDDKWTWLPPHEDYSDCTYKDGLLYAVTGTGELHAFDFSGPVITMEMIISMREMHHCGYMYIAQAPLGDLLLVWRIFQDYDLEPEPGSSVFWNSTEYKIYEFDPLGSKLKEINRLSDHVLFLGHNQSLCLSAEEYPSLSANHAYFTDDNYLWTLGFKNNHRDMGILNLDDNSREDLESPQLWSNFPAPMWITPDLRKMNLASGWIEEN